A region of Argentina anserina chromosome 5, drPotAnse1.1, whole genome shotgun sequence DNA encodes the following proteins:
- the LOC126793822 gene encoding uncharacterized protein LOC126793822 yields MKWVGFENGEIGEENLGSLVFARLEVNSKRKGQYINNPGSMSTGGSTPISSSAGSVNTGANVGDGGSHEDCQIYDKTPLWAFVKKIRKSASGGDIGKKRKTVAGSSSIEKAFQNSAREECDAEIARMFYTGGLPFNLARNPHYRNSYIRASTLPGYVPPGYNAIRTTLLAKEKKNIEKHLQPLKLSWKDKGVSICSDGWSDAQRRPLINVIAISESGPMMLRAVNCEGEYKDSELIANLIIESIKEVGYENVVQVITDNAPVCAKAGAAIASKYPTIFWTPCVVHTLNLALKNICTPSNCLSNIDVYDPCSWIQPIAEHVMYIKNFIMNHGMRLVMFNDHCPLKLLSVAPTRFASTIIMFKRFKAIKNGFATNGD; encoded by the exons ATGAAGTGGGTTGGGTTTGAGAATGGTGAGATTGGAGAG GAGAATCTTGGATCTCTCGTTTTTGCCAGACTTGAAGTGAACAGTAAAAGGAAGGGCCAATACATCAATAACCCAG gaAGTATGAGTACAGGAGGATCAACTCCTATTAGTTCTAGTGCTGGATCAGTTAATACTGGTGCTAATGTTGGAGATGGAGGTAGTCATGAAGATTGtcaaatatatgataaaactCCATTGTGGGCATTTGTGAAGAAGATTAGGAAGTCTGCAAGTGGAG GAGATATAGGAAAGAAGAGGAAAACAGTTGCTGGTTCTAGTTCCATTGAGAAAGCCTTTCAAAACTCGGCTAGGGAAGAATGTGATGCTGAGATTGCAAGGATGTTCTACACCGGTGGTCTACCATTCAATTTGGCAAGAAATCCACATTACCGGAACTCTTATATTCGTGCTTCTACTCTCCCGGGATATGTTCCACCAGGTTACAATGCCATAAGGACTACACTTCTTgcaaaggaaaagaagaataTCGAGAAACATCTGCAACCACTCAAACTTTCATGGAAGGATAAAGGTGTGAGTATATGTAGTGATGGTTGGTCCGATGCACAAAGAAGACcattgattaatgtgattgCTATTTCTGAGAGTGGTCCGATGATGTTGAGAGCTGTAAATTGTGAGGGAGAATACAAGGACTCGGAATTAATTGCAAACTTGATTATTGAATCCATCAAAGAAGTTGGATATGAAAATGTAGTGCAAGTGATTACCGACAATGCTCCCGTTTGTGCAAAAGCCGGTGCAGCGATAGCAAGTAAGTATCCTACTATTTTTTGGACACCATGTGTAGTTCACACATTAAATCTTGCTCTGAAGAATATTTGCACACCTTCTAATTGCTTGAGCAATATAGACGTATATGACCCATGTTCTTGGATACAACCTATTGCGGAGCATGTTATGTATATTAAGAACTTCATAATGAATCATGGAATGAGATTAGTTATGTTCAATGATCATTGCCCTTTGAAGTTGCTTTCGGTTGCTCCCACAAGGTTTGCATCTACGATTATTATGTTTAAGAGGTTTAAGGCAATTAAGAATGGTTTTGCAACAAATGGTGATTAG